Proteins from a single region of Thermoleophilia bacterium:
- a CDS encoding carbon-nitrogen hydrolase family protein produces the protein MRVAAVQLEVVLGDVSQNLAESERLVRAAAAGGAELVALPEFFTTGVVFLPEIADGALPPDGRATAMLTRVAADEGIWVGGSFLCSDLDGECRNAWLLAGPDGRIHGRHDKDLPTMWENAFYIGGDDDGVIEADGFTVGASVCWEFMRTATARRLVGRVDLVVGGSNWWSIPGWPPRAVSDRMEASNARTAHLAPSSFGRFVGAPVVHGAICGAATCPMPGLPVLTYRGHFEGGAVVADATGEVLAYRGRGQGSGFVVAEVEVSRVPAVATIPDRFWLHPRGPLSTAAWHGQRLLGRRWYRRNVRK, from the coding sequence ATGCGCGTCGCGGCGGTTCAGCTCGAGGTTGTACTCGGTGACGTCAGTCAGAATCTGGCTGAATCCGAGCGATTGGTCCGTGCCGCCGCGGCCGGTGGCGCCGAGCTGGTTGCCCTGCCCGAGTTCTTCACGACCGGAGTTGTGTTCTTGCCGGAGATAGCCGACGGAGCCCTGCCACCGGATGGGCGAGCCACCGCGATGCTAACCCGGGTCGCCGCCGACGAGGGCATCTGGGTCGGCGGCTCCTTCCTCTGTAGCGACCTCGATGGTGAATGCAGGAACGCCTGGCTGTTGGCCGGTCCGGATGGGCGGATCCACGGCCGCCATGACAAGGACCTGCCGACCATGTGGGAGAACGCCTTTTACATCGGCGGCGATGACGACGGAGTGATCGAGGCCGACGGTTTCACGGTCGGCGCGTCAGTCTGCTGGGAATTCATGCGAACGGCGACGGCTCGTCGGCTGGTCGGTCGGGTCGATCTGGTGGTCGGCGGCTCGAACTGGTGGAGCATCCCCGGCTGGCCGCCGAGGGCGGTAAGCGACCGTATGGAAGCGAGCAACGCCCGCACCGCGCATTTGGCACCAAGTTCGTTCGGCCGCTTCGTCGGCGCACCGGTCGTCCACGGGGCGATCTGTGGCGCGGCTACCTGCCCGATGCCAGGACTGCCGGTGCTCACCTACCGTGGTCACTTCGAGGGCGGTGCAGTGGTGGCTGACGCCACCGGCGAAGTCCTGGCGTACCGTGGCCGTGGTCAAGGTTCCGGCTTCGTCGTCGCCGAGGTCGAGGTCAGCCGGGTCCCGGCGGTCGCGACAATTCCGGATCGCTTCTGGCTCCACCCACGCGGGCCACTGTCGACCGCGGCCTGGCATGGCCAGCGTCTGCTGGGTCGTCGCTGGTACAGGCGTAATGTCCGAAAATAG
- a CDS encoding nitronate monooxygenase: MTAFLDRLGLECPVVQAGMGGGISAGRLAGAVSAAGGLGTVGIMAPRPFAAALSQAQKLAPGRPVAANLLAPFIRAAHVRACIGADVAMVVIHGDPTPRWTARLKAGGINVFQTVGTPAEATLAVTGGADGLVVQGIEAGGHLVGTVPIADALSRVLEVAEGKPVLAAGGIAEVADVRRVLAAGAVAAVTGTRFLLTPESGAHEAYRQRVVAADRTIATLLFGFGWPMRHRVVPNAATERWCADNPLGPGWVRRVGRISAPLGRVLPLSMQGKMVGLQHPTLPIFTPALPLTGMPEKSIDRAALYAGETASRISGIIPAAEAVARLAP, translated from the coding sequence ATGACCGCCTTTCTCGACCGACTCGGCCTTGAGTGCCCGGTGGTGCAGGCCGGGATGGGGGGAGGGATCTCGGCCGGCCGACTGGCCGGCGCGGTTTCGGCCGCCGGCGGGCTTGGTACGGTCGGGATCATGGCGCCGCGGCCGTTTGCGGCTGCCTTAAGCCAGGCTCAAAAGTTGGCTCCGGGCCGACCCGTCGCGGCCAATCTCCTTGCCCCGTTCATCCGGGCAGCTCATGTGCGCGCCTGCATCGGGGCGGACGTCGCAATGGTCGTGATCCATGGCGACCCCACTCCGCGCTGGACGGCTCGGTTGAAGGCCGGCGGCATCAATGTCTTTCAGACCGTCGGCACCCCGGCGGAGGCGACCCTTGCCGTGACGGGAGGTGCTGACGGCCTGGTGGTGCAGGGGATCGAGGCCGGGGGGCACCTGGTCGGCACCGTACCGATCGCCGACGCACTGTCCCGGGTGCTCGAAGTCGCCGAAGGAAAGCCGGTGCTCGCGGCTGGGGGAATCGCCGAGGTCGCCGACGTCCGCCGGGTTCTTGCGGCCGGAGCAGTCGCGGCGGTGACCGGCACCCGATTCCTGCTCACCCCCGAGTCCGGGGCCCACGAGGCTTACCGTCAGCGAGTAGTGGCCGCCGACCGGACCATCGCCACCCTGCTCTTCGGGTTCGGATGGCCGATGCGGCATCGAGTGGTCCCCAACGCGGCGACCGAGCGCTGGTGCGCCGACAATCCGCTCGGCCCTGGGTGGGTGCGGCGGGTTGGCAGGATTTCAGCCCCGCTCGGCCGCGTCCTGCCGCTCTCGATGCAGGGGAAGATGGTGGGGCTGCAGCATCCAACCCTGCCGATCTTCACACCGGCCCTGCCGCTCACCGGGATGCCAGAGAAGTCGATTGATCGCGCCGCGCTCTACGCGGGCGAGACCGCCAGCCGGATCAGTGGCATCATCCCCGCCGCCGAGGCCGTCGCCCGCCTCGCGCCCTAA
- a CDS encoding nuclear transport factor 2 family protein — protein sequence MIGTDHPNATAEENRNLEAVERWGDLYNNDVHTMVSECYSPDYVVEIKGIMSYRGLETFHVLESAALDVAPNRRAESERIMAQGDRVIIQGFLLDPDEGPDWRTPFCTVLTFVDGLIVHDETYIDITSWPAPRLTAEQLTELDIELARPVAG from the coding sequence ATGATCGGAACCGACCACCCGAACGCGACCGCCGAAGAGAACCGGAACCTCGAAGCGGTCGAGCGATGGGGCGATCTCTACAACAACGACGTCCACACGATGGTCTCCGAGTGCTATTCCCCGGACTATGTGGTGGAGATCAAGGGCATCATGAGCTACCGGGGTCTTGAGACATTCCACGTGCTCGAGAGCGCCGCCCTCGACGTCGCCCCCAACCGGCGGGCGGAGTCCGAGCGCATCATGGCCCAGGGCGACAGGGTGATCATCCAGGGATTCCTGCTCGACCCCGACGAGGGACCGGACTGGCGAACCCCGTTCTGCACGGTCCTCACCTTCGTCGATGGGCTGATCGTCCACGACGAGACCTACATTGACATCACGTCCTGGCCGGCGCCCCGGCTCACGGCCGAACAGCTCACCGAGCTTGACATCGAGCTGGCCCGGCCGGTCGCTGGTTAG
- the wecB gene encoding UDP-N-acetylglucosamine 2-epimerase (non-hydrolyzing), which yields MSILIVVGTRPEAIKLVPMILALKTSDVFRPLVVSTGQHHRMVEEVFALAGIKPDYELWVGGARNQLNDRVREVMGRLDDFCREEFGADGAIGHGPGVIAGDYPMAVLVHGDTSSAFAAALASFHLRIPVVHVEAGLRTGSTLTPFPEELNRQLITCIASFNLAPTWHNLQNLVREDVPIDQIFVTGNTGIDALQWAAGLEVEISDPAVREIYHSDRRMVVVTAHRRENWGPGLDGIAEGVKALAVENPEVSFVIPMHPNPDVRAQWEPLGDIPNVCLTEPATYSEFAKILTRCYLVITDSGGIQEEAPSLGKPVLVARESTERGEGVEAGTLKLVGTDPRLIFDETTTLLNDEAAYQAMSRADNPYGDGRAAERIVAALENLYLGGPAPAGFSSSFSRSAVIAAAGYKKGVFDRPDLDPRAMPESDRGEGDRHEHEVLWPDSGTVSESRA from the coding sequence GTGAGCATTCTGATCGTCGTCGGCACCCGTCCGGAGGCAATCAAGCTTGTGCCGATGATCCTCGCCCTGAAGACGAGCGACGTCTTTCGCCCACTGGTCGTCTCGACCGGCCAGCACCACAGGATGGTCGAAGAGGTCTTTGCCCTGGCCGGGATCAAGCCCGATTATGAACTCTGGGTCGGCGGGGCGCGGAATCAGCTCAACGACCGGGTCCGCGAGGTCATGGGCCGGCTCGACGACTTTTGCCGCGAGGAGTTCGGTGCTGACGGCGCCATCGGCCACGGGCCCGGCGTGATCGCCGGCGACTACCCGATGGCGGTCCTGGTCCACGGTGACACCAGCTCGGCCTTCGCTGCGGCCCTGGCTTCGTTCCACCTGCGCATCCCGGTGGTCCACGTCGAGGCGGGCCTTCGCACCGGCTCGACCCTGACCCCGTTCCCAGAGGAGCTGAACCGCCAGTTGATCACTTGCATCGCCAGCTTCAACCTCGCTCCGACCTGGCACAACCTCCAGAACCTCGTGCGTGAAGACGTGCCGATCGACCAGATCTTCGTCACCGGCAACACCGGCATCGACGCGCTCCAGTGGGCCGCCGGCCTCGAGGTGGAAATCAGTGACCCGGCGGTCCGCGAGATCTACCACTCCGACCGCCGCATGGTCGTGGTCACGGCTCACCGCCGCGAGAACTGGGGCCCCGGCCTCGACGGAATCGCCGAAGGAGTGAAGGCTCTGGCAGTCGAGAACCCCGAAGTTTCGTTCGTCATCCCGATGCATCCGAACCCGGACGTGCGCGCCCAGTGGGAACCGCTCGGCGACATCCCGAACGTCTGCCTGACCGAACCGGCGACCTATTCGGAGTTCGCCAAGATCCTGACCCGCTGCTACCTGGTCATCACCGACTCCGGAGGGATCCAGGAAGAGGCACCGTCGCTCGGCAAGCCCGTCCTCGTCGCCCGCGAATCGACCGAGCGGGGAGAAGGCGTCGAAGCCGGAACCCTGAAGCTGGTCGGCACCGATCCCAGGCTGATCTTCGACGAGACCACGACTCTCCTCAATGACGAGGCCGCCTACCAGGCGATGAGCAGGGCCGACAATCCCTATGGCGACGGGCGGGCGGCGGAACGAATCGTCGCGGCACTCGAGAATCTCTATCTCGGCGGACCCGCACCCGCCGGCTTCAGCTCGAGCTTCTCCCGCAGCGCCGTCATTGCCGCGGCCGGATACAAGAAGGGCGTCTTCGACCGTCCGGATCTCGACCCGCGGGCCATGCCCGAATCGGACCGGGGTGAAGGCGATCGCCACGAACACGAGGTGCTCTGGCCCGACTCGGGAACCGTCTCCGAGTCCAGGGCCTGA
- a CDS encoding ferredoxin produces MSENSADRSISIRSEFICEVTSIERVTDSIVEITLAPRDSDPLDFLPGQYVLLNDTEYRLTPRSYSVANAPRPDGKLTLLITRVEGGRLSTWAHDELKPHDAVSLEGPYGTFTADTGRSEPVLYLAAGSGLAPIRALLDARLSADSIAGPTSLIFSARTEADVLDRAHFAMLSAAHPEFRFIRTLTRGPGPEPRGRVPDLLSGLCADLTGHDVFIAGAPGFVAGCSDAAEAAGADRARIRTEVFFVDP; encoded by the coding sequence ATGTCCGAAAATAGTGCCGACCGGTCGATCTCGATCCGCAGTGAATTCATCTGTGAGGTCACGTCGATTGAGCGGGTTACCGACTCGATCGTCGAAATCACGCTGGCGCCGCGCGACTCGGATCCACTCGACTTTCTTCCCGGTCAGTACGTCCTGCTGAATGACACCGAGTACCGCCTGACTCCGCGATCGTATTCCGTCGCAAACGCGCCGCGCCCGGACGGGAAACTTACGCTCCTGATCACCCGGGTCGAAGGTGGCCGGCTCAGCACGTGGGCCCACGACGAGCTGAAACCTCACGATGCCGTCTCGCTCGAGGGCCCGTACGGGACATTCACCGCCGACACCGGTCGGAGCGAACCGGTGCTCTACCTCGCGGCCGGCTCCGGTCTGGCTCCGATCCGGGCGCTGCTCGATGCTCGCCTGTCGGCCGACTCGATCGCCGGACCGACGAGCTTGATCTTTTCGGCCCGGACCGAAGCCGATGTACTCGATCGGGCTCATTTCGCAATGTTGAGCGCGGCGCACCCTGAGTTTCGCTTCATCCGAACTCTTACCCGCGGGCCGGGGCCGGAGCCGCGCGGACGGGTGCCGGACCTGCTCTCTGGGCTCTGTGCAGATCTCACGGGGCACGATGTCTTCATCGCGGGTGCTCCCGGGTTCGTCGCCGGCTGCTCCGACGCGGCCGAAGCGGCCGGTGCCGATCGTGCCCGGATCAGGACCGAAGTCTTCTTCGTCGACCCCTAA
- a CDS encoding cytochrome P450, with protein MEPPDHRSSISNRTVEWICNQSSPRRRSVSDDSSIPLDEVLVLEEERWAEGPPNELFKRMRSECPVHWSSEVPIFPDEDGFWSVTTADGVREVSLDWETYSSERGGITAATDSVIPLELIQSMFIGMDPPKHDRIKALFQGGFTPKRINAHEDEIRELACEVLDKIKGQETCDLVDDVAQPFVARVIGSFMGLPPGDDVIWARLMNMILGANDPDVNPEGITTVMERDVPEVFERCGKLIAERRENPTDDLTSVLVHAEIDGEMLEEHEIVMGFFLLMAAGNDSTKATYCSAMRALLEDREQLEILLDDPSLVSSTVEEALRMFPAFAHFRRTATKDTELQGQEIKEGESVVMWYVSSNRDETRYENPDHFDVKRNPEHQAFGAGGRHFCLGSALARLELKILLEETLARYPKMEIDGDPKYVVSGFVNQLRTLPVKLNA; from the coding sequence ATGGAGCCGCCTGATCATCGGTCGAGCATAAGTAACCGCACGGTAGAGTGGATTTGCAACCAGTCAAGCCCCCGGAGGCGCAGCGTGTCAGACGATTCCAGCATCCCGCTCGACGAAGTACTGGTCCTCGAAGAGGAGAGATGGGCCGAAGGTCCGCCGAACGAGTTGTTCAAACGGATGCGATCCGAGTGTCCGGTCCACTGGTCGTCCGAGGTTCCGATCTTTCCGGATGAGGACGGCTTCTGGTCGGTGACCACGGCTGACGGTGTACGTGAGGTCAGTCTCGACTGGGAGACCTACTCCTCCGAGCGCGGCGGAATCACGGCGGCTACCGATTCGGTCATACCCCTTGAACTGATCCAGTCGATGTTCATCGGGATGGACCCACCGAAGCACGACCGCATCAAGGCGCTCTTCCAGGGAGGCTTCACCCCGAAGCGGATCAATGCCCACGAGGATGAGATCAGGGAACTCGCCTGCGAAGTCCTCGACAAGATCAAAGGGCAGGAGACCTGCGACCTGGTCGACGATGTCGCGCAGCCCTTCGTGGCCCGCGTGATCGGCAGCTTCATGGGCCTGCCGCCCGGCGACGACGTCATCTGGGCCCGCCTGATGAACATGATCCTCGGTGCGAATGATCCCGACGTGAACCCGGAAGGGATCACGACGGTCATGGAGCGGGACGTGCCCGAGGTGTTCGAGCGTTGCGGGAAGCTGATCGCCGAACGCCGGGAGAATCCGACCGACGACTTGACCAGCGTGCTGGTCCACGCGGAGATCGACGGCGAGATGCTCGAGGAGCACGAGATCGTCATGGGCTTCTTCCTGTTGATGGCCGCCGGTAACGACAGCACCAAGGCGACCTACTGCAGCGCGATGCGGGCCCTGCTCGAGGACAGGGAGCAGCTCGAGATCCTGCTCGACGACCCGTCGCTGGTCTCGTCCACGGTCGAAGAGGCGCTCAGGATGTTTCCCGCCTTCGCCCATTTCCGCCGCACTGCCACGAAGGACACCGAGCTTCAGGGACAGGAGATCAAGGAGGGCGAGTCGGTAGTCATGTGGTACGTCTCGTCCAACCGTGACGAGACGCGTTACGAGAACCCTGACCACTTCGACGTCAAACGAAACCCGGAGCACCAGGCTTTCGGAGCAGGGGGCAGGCACTTCTGTCTAGGCTCGGCGCTGGCACGACTGGAGCTGAAGATTCTCCTCGAGGAGACGCTCGCCAGGTACCCGAAGATGGAGATCGACGGTGATCCGAAGTACGTGGTCTCAGGATTCGTCAACCAGCTCCGAACCCTGCCGGTGAAGCTCAACGCCTGA
- a CDS encoding alkaline phosphatase D family protein has protein sequence MLTTRARLVPLAVLIVMSGALAFSPGASAKSKGFKFGVATGDVSAKSAILWARSAKQGKALIQVTGAKGGFKQCKLKKAPAKFVVQAKKSNDLTVQKRIYKLRPGTSYKYRFCMSNGRRSETGKFKTAPKQGQQKKIRFALSGDQDARPIPGGTEPYWNKFQVWNRIRAQNNDFNVLMGDTIYSDTEVPGYKLKDVAVSVKQKRTAYKTNLGMKPWTNARGSAAYYAHWDDHEFLNDFSQAENTFPYSNDGVDQGSTDISGKKLYKQGVQAFTDYNPITYKKSSGIYRSERWGKNLEIFFLDERSFRSSSADYGGACDNPAGSGTPDLAPTAPQSTRNVFAALIPALANPVPPDCLDAINDPSRTMLGSNQLKTFKNAVKNSSATFKVIFNEVPIQQYYALPYDRWEGYEAERKALLHFLQDNVRNVVFLTTDVHANLVNDARYNTLGPDGVQDSGILDVTTGPVATENYTGEINGATGNPSSGPLIQSVFLKSPPPLGVGMQCASTDQFSYAEVEVTRAQLKIDLLDDKDQPVLDTGDVEANPDATPCSQVVIPAE, from the coding sequence ATGCTGACAACCCGCGCTCGACTCGTTCCGCTCGCCGTCCTGATCGTCATGTCCGGAGCTCTGGCGTTTTCGCCAGGGGCGTCGGCGAAGTCGAAGGGGTTCAAATTCGGCGTCGCCACCGGCGACGTCAGCGCCAAATCGGCAATTCTCTGGGCTCGCTCGGCCAAACAGGGCAAGGCGTTGATCCAGGTGACCGGCGCCAAGGGCGGCTTCAAGCAGTGCAAGCTCAAGAAGGCGCCCGCCAAGTTCGTCGTCCAGGCGAAAAAGTCGAACGACCTGACCGTTCAGAAGCGGATCTACAAGCTCCGTCCCGGGACCAGCTACAAGTACCGCTTCTGCATGTCGAATGGCCGCCGGAGCGAGACCGGCAAGTTCAAGACGGCTCCGAAGCAGGGTCAGCAGAAGAAAATCCGCTTCGCGCTGTCGGGTGACCAGGACGCGCGGCCGATCCCCGGCGGCACCGAGCCCTACTGGAACAAGTTCCAGGTCTGGAATCGCATCCGTGCTCAGAACAACGACTTCAACGTCCTGATGGGCGACACGATCTACTCCGACACCGAGGTGCCTGGTTACAAGCTCAAGGACGTCGCCGTGTCGGTCAAACAGAAGCGGACCGCTTACAAGACGAATCTGGGGATGAAGCCCTGGACGAACGCCCGCGGGTCGGCTGCCTACTACGCACACTGGGACGACCACGAGTTCCTCAACGACTTCTCCCAGGCGGAGAACACCTTCCCCTACAGCAACGATGGAGTGGACCAGGGCAGCACGGACATCAGCGGCAAGAAGCTTTACAAGCAGGGCGTTCAGGCTTTCACCGACTACAACCCGATCACCTACAAGAAGAGTTCTGGCATCTACCGCTCCGAGCGGTGGGGCAAGAACCTCGAAATCTTCTTCCTCGACGAACGCTCCTTCCGTTCGTCGAGTGCCGATTACGGCGGGGCCTGCGACAACCCGGCCGGGAGTGGTACTCCGGACCTCGCCCCGACTGCGCCGCAGAGCACCCGCAACGTCTTCGCGGCGCTGATCCCGGCGCTCGCCAACCCGGTGCCGCCGGACTGTCTCGACGCCATCAACGACCCCAGCCGGACAATGCTCGGATCGAACCAGCTGAAGACCTTCAAGAATGCGGTAAAGAACTCGAGCGCCACGTTCAAGGTGATCTTCAACGAAGTGCCGATCCAGCAGTACTACGCCCTTCCTTATGACCGCTGGGAGGGTTACGAAGCCGAGCGCAAGGCGCTGCTTCACTTCCTTCAGGACAACGTCAGGAATGTGGTCTTCCTGACCACAGACGTGCACGCGAACCTGGTGAACGACGCCCGTTACAACACGCTCGGACCGGACGGCGTGCAGGACTCGGGGATCCTCGACGTGACCACGGGCCCGGTCGCAACGGAGAACTACACCGGTGAAATCAACGGCGCGACCGGCAACCCGTCATCCGGTCCGCTGATCCAGAGCGTGTTCCTGAAGTCACCGCCGCCGCTCGGCGTCGGCATGCAGTGCGCTTCGACCGACCAGTTCAGCTACGCCGAGGTCGAAGTGACCAGGGCACAGCTCAAGATCGACCTGCTCGACGACAAGGATCAGCCGGTCCTCGACACCGGCGACGTCGAAGCGAATCCCGATGCAACTCCCTGCTCGCAAGTCGTCATTCCCGCAGAGTAG
- a CDS encoding dodecin domain-containing protein, whose product MAESVYRVTEVVGVSSDSWEQAARNAVETVSKTVRDLRIAEVTREDVTIVDGKIAEFRVRLGVSFKYDKE is encoded by the coding sequence ATGGCAGAAAGTGTCTACCGCGTCACAGAAGTAGTCGGAGTCAGTTCGGACTCATGGGAACAGGCGGCCCGCAACGCCGTCGAGACCGTGAGCAAGACCGTCCGCGACCTGCGGATAGCCGAGGTCACCCGCGAGGACGTGACCATCGTCGACGGCAAGATCGCCGAGTTCCGGGTCCGGCTCGGGGTTTCCTTCAAGTACGACAAGGAGTAG
- a CDS encoding class I SAM-dependent methyltransferase, with product MDVTSGNTEAVEAWDGVLFDRFVQFRKVMVDALGAHGDEGLRLLSPAPGERVIDLGCGFGDTTQKIAELVSPGGEAFGIDAGTRFIDTATEESAAAGLDNCSFAVTDIEAEVPGDGFDAAFSRMGTMFFANPVTAMRNVRQALRPGGRLCMVVWRAKDENPYFYRAEQIAERWLSHPDQTDEPTCGPGPFSMANADTTSGVLKAAGYEAISLTRCDKPIMLGESLDQAVAMVTSIGPAGELIRVNEERGAEVRPEIEAAIREEFADHQREDGIWDEASTWLVSARVPA from the coding sequence ATGGATGTGACAAGCGGGAACACGGAAGCGGTCGAGGCTTGGGATGGTGTTCTGTTCGATCGCTTCGTCCAATTCCGCAAAGTGATGGTGGATGCTCTCGGGGCCCACGGCGACGAAGGCCTCCGGCTGCTTTCGCCCGCACCGGGCGAACGGGTAATCGACCTCGGTTGCGGGTTCGGTGACACCACCCAGAAGATCGCCGAGCTGGTCAGTCCCGGCGGCGAAGCCTTTGGCATCGATGCCGGGACAAGGTTCATCGACACGGCGACAGAAGAGTCTGCTGCGGCCGGCCTGGACAACTGCTCCTTTGCTGTCACAGACATTGAGGCAGAGGTTCCCGGAGACGGGTTTGACGCCGCCTTCTCTCGCATGGGAACCATGTTCTTCGCCAACCCGGTCACCGCAATGCGGAACGTGCGACAGGCGCTCCGGCCCGGCGGCCGGCTGTGCATGGTGGTCTGGCGGGCCAAGGACGAAAACCCGTACTTCTACCGCGCCGAGCAGATCGCCGAACGCTGGCTGAGCCACCCGGATCAGACCGATGAACCGACTTGCGGCCCGGGGCCGTTCTCGATGGCCAACGCGGACACGACCAGCGGCGTCCTCAAGGCCGCCGGTTACGAGGCGATCAGCCTGACCCGCTGCGACAAGCCGATCATGCTCGGCGAATCCCTCGACCAGGCGGTCGCCATGGTCACCTCGATCGGTCCTGCGGGCGAGCTGATCCGGGTCAACGAAGAGCGCGGCGCGGAAGTCCGCCCGGAGATCGAAGCAGCCATACGCGAAGAGTTTGCCGACCACCAGCGTGAGGACGGCATCTGGGACGAAGCCTCGACCTGGCTGGTCTCGGCCCGCGTTCCGGCCTAA
- a CDS encoding glycosyltransferase, protein MTHLLPIAAAWFPFDGLPEFFQVLFSVAFLIILMMLVWTTFLFVRGLKTDHAMTESGGEDEFDWIFMVPALNEEVTIIDSIERLEQIQLKSKRIVIINDGSDDGTATILEGLDGPDLAVITRTLPEARQGKAAALNYAYAQIREEFHPSPDRTIICIVDADGRISPESPGFVTNHFKDPQVGGVQSLVRIYNRGNVLTWFQDIEFSIYGHLFQVGRNHWGTAGMGGNGQYNRLSALISVDTTIEGDDDVTVKSLGPWRDRLTEDQDLGLRLLVAGWHSHQDNRARVDQQGLSNLNRLFKQRTRWSQGNLQAMQLIGPISKSDIHLPARIEQVIYLLMPILQGVVGASLLAAFALALTGTQVVNGSFWWLLFIYFLGFGGTLMGCVAAKIDEKPLGIVKGLLTAQVYAFYSWLL, encoded by the coding sequence TTGACCCACCTGCTTCCCATTGCCGCCGCCTGGTTTCCTTTCGATGGTCTGCCGGAGTTCTTCCAGGTGCTCTTCTCGGTCGCCTTCCTGATCATCCTGATGATGCTGGTCTGGACGACGTTCCTTTTCGTGCGTGGACTGAAGACCGACCACGCGATGACCGAGTCCGGCGGGGAGGACGAATTCGACTGGATCTTCATGGTCCCGGCTCTGAACGAAGAAGTGACGATCATCGACAGCATCGAAAGGCTCGAGCAGATCCAGCTGAAGAGCAAGCGGATCGTGATCATCAACGACGGCTCCGACGACGGCACCGCCACGATCCTCGAAGGCCTCGACGGCCCGGACCTCGCCGTGATCACCCGGACACTTCCGGAGGCCCGTCAGGGGAAGGCCGCCGCGCTGAATTACGCCTACGCGCAGATCCGGGAGGAGTTCCATCCGAGCCCGGACCGGACGATCATCTGCATCGTTGACGCCGACGGCCGCATCAGCCCCGAAAGTCCCGGCTTCGTAACGAACCACTTCAAGGATCCGCAGGTCGGCGGAGTCCAGTCCCTCGTCCGGATCTACAACCGCGGCAACGTCCTGACCTGGTTCCAGGACATCGAGTTCTCGATCTACGGCCACCTCTTCCAGGTCGGAAGAAACCACTGGGGCACGGCCGGGATGGGCGGCAACGGCCAGTACAACCGCCTCTCGGCACTGATCTCGGTCGACACCACGATCGAAGGCGACGACGACGTCACCGTGAAGAGCCTCGGCCCGTGGCGGGACCGCCTGACCGAAGACCAGGACCTGGGTCTCCGGCTGCTCGTAGCCGGCTGGCACTCGCACCAGGACAACCGGGCGCGGGTCGACCAGCAGGGACTCTCGAACCTGAACAGGCTCTTCAAGCAAAGGACGAGGTGGTCGCAAGGCAACCTCCAGGCGATGCAGCTGATCGGTCCGATCTCGAAGTCAGACATTCATTTGCCGGCCCGGATCGAACAAGTCATCTACCTGCTGATGCCGATCCTTCAGGGCGTGGTGGGCGCATCGCTCCTCGCTGCCTTCGCGCTCGCATTGACCGGCACCCAGGTGGTCAATGGAAGCTTCTGGTGGCTGCTCTTCATCTACTTCCTGGGCTTCGGGGGCACCCTCATGGGATGCGTCGCCGCCAAGATCGACGAGAAGCCGCTCGGCATCGTGAAAGGCCTCCTGACGGCCCAGGTCTACGCCTTCTACTCCTGGCTCCTCTGA